Within Sandaracinaceae bacterium, the genomic segment GCTGGCCGAGGACAGCGCGGAGGCGGCGCTCCCGACCCTGCGCGCGTCCGCGCTCGCGGTGGCGTCACGCGCGGCGCTCGAGGCGGGCGACGCCAAGCTCGCGCTCGAGCGCGCCGAGGCGGCGATGGCCCAGCGCGACGAGGTGGGCACGATGGAGGAGGACGAGGCGGAGATCTTCCTCGCCCTCGCCGAGGCCCTCGACGCCGACGGACAGAAGGAGCGCGCGCGGGAGATCGTCGCCCGCGGCGCGAGCCGCCTCGAGTTCCTCGCGGGGCGCATCGCCGACACGAGCTGGCGCGCCCGCTTCCTGTCCGAGGTCCCGGTCAACCGTCGGCTGATCGAGCTCGACGGGGCCTGACCTCGCGTCGGGACGATGCCCGGCGCCCGTGCGCAAGATCGCCGAGCGCACCCTGACGAGGCCTGGCCCTCAGTCGGTCATCGTGCGCGTCGTCGTTCGCGCGAGGCTCGGCTGGGGATCGTGGTCACGGACCCAGCGCGCGAGATCGAGGGACGAGGCCGCCTCGCGCCTGCGCCGCGCCGAGCTGAGCGCGCGCTGGAGCGCCTCGGCCGTCTCGAAGCGCTCCTCGGGATCCCGGGCGAGGCAGGTGCCGACGATGGCGCCGAGGTCCGCCTCGAGCGCGGACAGATCGACCGGCGCCGCCTCCTTGATGCGGTCCATGGTCTCGAGCGGCGACGCGCCGTCGTAGGGGCGCCGGCCGAGCAGGAGCTCGTGCAGCATCACGCCGAAGCCGAACTGGTCGCTCCGTGACGAGAGCGGCGCGCCCGCGATCTGCTCCGGCGACATGTAGGCGTACTTGCCGCGACGGATCTGCGCCTGCGTGTTCGTCACGAGCTTGGTCGCCTTGGCGATGCCGAAGTCCGCGAGCAGCACGTTGCCGTCCTTGGAGAGGAGCACGTTCGACGGGCTGACGTCGCGGTGCACCAGGCCGAGCGGCCGCCCCTCCGGATCCGCGAGCGAGTGCACGTACATGAGGGCGAGGGCGACCTCCTCCGCGATGAGGAGCGCGAGCGGGACGTCGGGCACGCCCGGCCGGCAGAGCGCGTCGAGATCGCCTCCATCGACCAGATCCATGCGGACGAAGTAGACGCCGTCGTCGACCCCGAGGTCCTGCACCGACAGCAGGTTCCGGTGGCTCAGCTGCGCGCCGAGCTTCGCCTCCTCGATCAAGAGCCGCTCGAGCTCCGCGTCTCCGCGGTGCTGCTCCTGGAGCATCTTGATCGCGATCCGCTTCTCGAAGCCGCTCGCTCCGACCGCGCGGGCCAGGAAGACCTCTGCCATGCCGCCGTGCCCGAGGCGCTCGAGCAGGAGATACGATCCGACGCGGCGAGGGAGCGTCATGCGGATAGACTGCACGCAGAGTGACCACCGTCGCCACCCTCCACAGCCACAGCCTCGACGGGGACGGCTCGGGTAGCCCTCGCGGGACGATGCAGCTCGTCGTGGTGGACGGCCCCGACGTCGGGCGCGCGGTGCGCCTCGACGCGTCTCGCAAGGTGGGCACCGACGCGGGCTGCGATCTCTCGCTGACGGACGACCGCGTCTCGCGCGAGCACCTCTCGATCGCGCCCGACGGCGCGGGCTTCGCCGTGCGCGACCTCGGCAGCCGGAACGGGACGCACCTCGAGGGCGCGCGCATCACCGAGGCGCGCGTCGGCAGCGGCGCCTCGCTGAAGGTCGGCAAGAGCGTGCTCCGGGTCGCGCCGCTCGCGGAGCCGCTCGAGGTCACGCCCAGCCGGTCGCGACGCTTCGGTGAGATGGTCGGCGAGAGCCTCGTCATTCGCGAGGTCTTCGCCGTGCTCGAGCTCGCCGCGCGGAGCGACGTGACGGTGCTGCTCGAGGGCGAGACCGGCACGGGCAAGGAGCTCGCCGCCCGCGCCCTCCACGAGGCCAGCGCCCGACGCGCGGGCCCCTTCGTCGCGCTGAGCTGCGCGGCGATCCCGGAGGGGCTCGTGGAGAGCGAGCTGTTCGGGCACGTCAAGGGGGCGTTCACGGGCGCGAGCGCGGCGCGGGACGGCGCCTTCGTCCGGGCGAGCGGGGGCACCCTCATGCTGGACGAGCTGGACTCGATGCCGCTCGCGCTCCAGGCCCGCCTGCTCCGGGTCATCGAGGAGGCGCGCGTCTCGCCGGTGGGAGGAGACGAAGAGCGTGAGACCGACGTGCGGCTCGTCGCGGCGTCGCGGCGCGACGTCTCCACCCTGGTCGCCGACGGCGCCTTCCGCGCCGATCTCTACTACCGGCTCAGCGTGCTCCGCGTGCGCATCCCGCCGCTCCGCGAGCGGCGTGAGGACATCGCTCCGACCGCGCGCGCCATCCTCGAGCGGCGCGGCGTGCTCGAGCCGGGCCCGATCGCGGGGGCCAACCTGGACCAGCTCTTCGCGCACGACTGGCCGGGCAACGCGCGCGAGCTGCGCAACGTGATCGACCGCGCGCTCGTGCTCCAGCCCGACGCCCGGCGCTTCGACGCGCTCCGATTGCGGGTGCGCGGGAGCGGCGCCGAGGACGCCCTCGCGGTGCGCACGGATCTCCCCTTCCACGAGGCCAAGCAGGCCGTCGTGGACACCTTCGAGCGCCGCTACCTCGCCGACCTGCTCGCCGCGCACGAGGGAAACCTCAGCGCGGCCGCGCGCGCCGCGGGGCTGGACCGAAAGCACCTGCGCCGGCTCGCGGTGCGCCACGGGCTCATCGGAAGCGAATGACGAGCGCGGTGATGTTGTCGGTCCCGCCGGCCGCGTAGGCCGCGCGCACCAGCCCCTCGGCCGCCTGCTCCACGTCGGCGTGCGCGAGCAGCTCCCGCAGGCGTGCGTCGTCGAGCGGATCGCTCAGCCCGTCGCTGCACAACAGCAAGGTGTCTCCCGGCGCGAGGGACTCGACCCGCAGGTCCGGCTCCTCCTCGTCGCCCATCCCGATGGCGCGCGTGATGACGTGCGAGATCCCCTCGGGGATCTCCTGCGCGCCGAGCGCGCGCAGCTGCTCCCGGAGCGAGTGGTCCCGGGTGAGCGGCTCGAGCGTCCCGCCCCGCAGGCGATAGACACGGCTGTCGCCCACGTGCGCGACGATCACGCGCGCGCCGTCGACCGCCGCCGCCACCGCCGTCGCGCCCATCGAGGCCAGCCGCCCGCGGCGCCGCGCCCGCACCTCGCGGTTGGCCAGCCGGAGCGCGACGGTCAGGAGGTTCGTCACGAAGCTCCGCCCCGGCTCGAACCCCCAAGGCCAGGTCAGCTCTGCGTCGCCGGCGTTGTCGGCGAAGAAGCGGCGCACGGTCTCGACCACGACCTGGCTCGCGACCTCGCCGCCCTCGTAGCCGCCCATGCCATCGGCGACGACGAAGACCCCGAGCTCCTCGTCGAGCAGCATCGCGTCTTCGTTGTGGGCGCGGCGCCCGACGTGCGTGCGCCCCGCCGCCTCGACGCGGTACCGACAAGAAGGCCCCCACGCTTCGCTCCTGACTGGCTGTGTGCTCATGAGCGCGCTGCTCAGCGATCGCCGTGCCAGCGCGTGGTCCGGCGCCGCGCGTCAGCGCGCTGGGGCGTCGACGCCGCGGTCTCCTCGCCAGCGCGCCCGAAGCTGGGGCGCCGACGCCCCGATCAGGAGCGGAACGGGCCCTGGTCCGGCGACGCGCTCGGCGGGCTGAGCGCCTCGGCCGCGGCGAAGCAGAGCTTCAGGACCTGGTCGAGCTCCCGCGGATCGTCGAGCGCCTTCTCGAGCACCACGAGCCGTCCGTCCTCGAGCTTCATGCCGGGGAAGCGGTCGAGCACCTCCAGGAGGACGGCGCGCGCCTCGGGGCGGAGGAGCGCGCGCACCGCATCTTCGGGCTCGCCCTGCACGATGAAGCGCGCGTCGAAGGCCGGGTCGCCGACCACGATGTCCTGGAAGCCGAAGACCTGATGGATGAGCCCGTCCCCGAAGGGCTTGTCCTCGGGCGCCTGTCGTCGCAGGCGGAGCTCGCACGGCGGAGGCGTCTGCAGGCGCACCGCGATCTCCATGCCCCAGCCGTCGGGGCTGAGCCGCACGTCGAGCGCCG encodes:
- a CDS encoding serine/threonine-protein kinase; amino-acid sequence: MTLPRRVGSYLLLERLGHGGMAEVFLARAVGASGFEKRIAIKMLQEQHRGDAELERLLIEEAKLGAQLSHRNLLSVQDLGVDDGVYFVRMDLVDGGDLDALCRPGVPDVPLALLIAEEVALALMYVHSLADPEGRPLGLVHRDVSPSNVLLSKDGNVLLADFGIAKATKLVTNTQAQIRRGKYAYMSPEQIAGAPLSSRSDQFGFGVMLHELLLGRRPYDGASPLETMDRIKEAAPVDLSALEADLGAIVGTCLARDPEERFETAEALQRALSSARRRREAASSLDLARWVRDHDPQPSLARTTTRTMTD
- a CDS encoding sigma 54-interacting transcriptional regulator, with translation MTTVATLHSHSLDGDGSGSPRGTMQLVVVDGPDVGRAVRLDASRKVGTDAGCDLSLTDDRVSREHLSIAPDGAGFAVRDLGSRNGTHLEGARITEARVGSGASLKVGKSVLRVAPLAEPLEVTPSRSRRFGEMVGESLVIREVFAVLELAARSDVTVLLEGETGTGKELAARALHEASARRAGPFVALSCAAIPEGLVESELFGHVKGAFTGASAARDGAFVRASGGTLMLDELDSMPLALQARLLRVIEEARVSPVGGDEERETDVRLVAASRRDVSTLVADGAFRADLYYRLSVLRVRIPPLRERREDIAPTARAILERRGVLEPGPIAGANLDQLFAHDWPGNARELRNVIDRALVLQPDARRFDALRLRVRGSGAEDALAVRTDLPFHEAKQAVVDTFERRYLADLLAAHEGNLSAAARAAGLDRKHLRRLAVRHGLIGSE
- a CDS encoding protein phosphatase 2C domain-containing protein encodes the protein MSTQPVRSEAWGPSCRYRVEAAGRTHVGRRAHNEDAMLLDEELGVFVVADGMGGYEGGEVASQVVVETVRRFFADNAGDAELTWPWGFEPGRSFVTNLLTVALRLANREVRARRRGRLASMGATAVAAAVDGARVIVAHVGDSRVYRLRGGTLEPLTRDHSLREQLRALGAQEIPEGISHVITRAIGMGDEEEPDLRVESLAPGDTLLLCSDGLSDPLDDARLRELLAHADVEQAAEGLVRAAYAAGGTDNITALVIRFR